A portion of the Coriobacteriia bacterium genome contains these proteins:
- a CDS encoding class I SAM-dependent methyltransferase, with the protein MESVERTEVSHEYWSGRAEEYSELHERELASDRGSAFAEVVRRLVVGARERLCEGATSGAAGSADGGTVDETAPIVQALDLGCGSGLLSILMARAGARVTGVDFSAEMIAQASANAARHGVGERVSFRQADAHELPFDSEAFDLVMTRNVTWVLDDVERVYAEALRVLRPGGAFVNIDAAYGQAFAAAEARGETPTHPTQTLEQLRTRNAITAGLPISRVERPAWDIQALRRAGARTVSCNEHFDETLESIRRGVAVAGGPALGREPVRDDGAAYARASVSTRAGLFMLVATK; encoded by the coding sequence ATGGAGAGCGTCGAGCGTACTGAGGTGTCGCACGAGTACTGGTCGGGCCGAGCGGAGGAATACTCCGAGCTACACGAGCGCGAGCTTGCTTCTGACCGAGGCAGCGCGTTTGCCGAGGTGGTGCGTCGGCTCGTCGTGGGTGCTCGGGAGCGTCTGTGCGAGGGGGCGACATCGGGAGCGGCCGGTTCCGCCGATGGGGGCACGGTGGACGAGACCGCTCCCATTGTGCAGGCGCTCGATCTGGGCTGCGGCTCGGGGCTGCTCTCCATCCTGATGGCGCGTGCTGGTGCCCGGGTTACAGGTGTCGACTTCTCTGCCGAGATGATTGCCCAAGCTTCGGCAAACGCGGCACGCCATGGCGTCGGGGAGCGGGTGAGCTTTCGCCAGGCTGATGCTCACGAGCTGCCGTTTGACAGTGAGGCGTTCGATCTCGTAATGACGCGCAACGTGACGTGGGTGCTTGACGACGTCGAGCGCGTATACGCCGAGGCGCTGCGCGTGCTGCGGCCGGGAGGGGCGTTCGTCAACATCGACGCCGCGTATGGGCAGGCATTTGCGGCGGCGGAGGCGCGAGGGGAGACCCCGACGCACCCGACGCAGACGCTCGAGCAGCTGCGCACGCGCAACGCCATTACCGCAGGTCTCCCTATTTCCCGGGTGGAGCGTCCCGCATGGGACATCCAGGCGCTCCGTCGGGCAGGTGCTCGGACGGTGAGCTGCAACGAGCACTTTGACGAGACGCTCGAGAGCATCCGGCGGGGCGTTGCCGTTGCGGGTGGGCCCGCGCTCGGCCGCGAGCCCGTTCGAGACGATGGCGCTGCATATGCGCGTGCTAGCGTCTCAACGCGTGCGGGGCTTTTCATGCTTGTTGCTACCAAGTAG
- a CDS encoding MOSC domain-containing protein, with the protein MATVKAVCVSEHKGTQKTPVDEITLREGWGVESDAHAGAWHRQVSLLSSESVEAFKAQGAPVHDGSFGENIVVEGFDFKRLPVGTRFAVGTDGVVLEQTQVGKHCHSRCEIYRIMGDCIMPREGVFARVLHGGVVRPGDRISIEFVPSMMEEAAIAVDIAEAYPEAIAAEREAKRRDEAHVQRMKERAAV; encoded by the coding sequence ATGGCCACTGTCAAAGCCGTGTGTGTCAGCGAACACAAGGGAACGCAGAAGACGCCCGTCGATGAGATCACACTGCGAGAGGGATGGGGCGTCGAGAGCGACGCGCATGCTGGCGCCTGGCATCGACAGGTGAGCCTGCTGTCATCGGAGAGCGTCGAGGCGTTCAAGGCGCAGGGAGCCCCGGTCCACGACGGCTCGTTCGGAGAAAACATCGTCGTCGAGGGCTTCGACTTCAAGCGGCTGCCCGTAGGGACGCGCTTCGCTGTGGGCACAGACGGCGTCGTGCTCGAACAGACGCAGGTGGGCAAGCACTGTCATTCCCGCTGCGAAATCTACCGAATCATGGGCGACTGCATCATGCCGCGCGAGGGCGTATTCGCCCGCGTCCTGCACGGCGGCGTCGTGCGGCCCGGCGACCGCATCTCTATCGAGTTCGTGCCATCCATGATGGAGGAGGCCGCCATCGCCGTGGACATCGCCGAGGCATATCCCGAGGCCATCGCCGCCGAGAGGGAGGCAAAGCGCCGCGATGAGGCACACGTCCAGCGCATGAAGGAGCGCGCCGCCGTGTAG
- a CDS encoding DUF1700 domain-containing protein, producing MTKREFLERLERCLAGLDASERSSMVEFYEEQIDDRMDDGMAEEAAVASLESPEDIAANILALRAEAARAQASATRAATDGLSSASTGPARPATAEAPRQKRSFLRGLGRSLLGFLEVLAAIILIPVAIGLIATLIGVYVALWFGAAALAMASLGSAAIAVIFVISLFAAPPATAAVGVGTAGLIVGALGLTVLLALLTYAFGKLLVYLVIWCVRPMRRAAARRRAQREAETKQYPSMPVPPMPVAAPAAATQGRAKFPLWGKFAIVATLLSLIGGGMVLGAVVSTGSMEALVREAGLNGPVRELTLDATDITTIDLSSQAYKTTGSYPIGFSIGGGGSADYNHVSIGVSPDNRIHVRGAAQMWGAIFQRNEPYTLTQPIVDGDTMRLESQQVAGGFTIQNPFASMAYDGSVHVLIPRNWKGTVTCDDSSTVISRDSTHYLGNRYSSPVTIDGTLDLRAGSVSLAYFSAASMSLEATGMEHVSWGGVYLDSVSASGEIKVGGPRALLRNVDATGGLVIDPDTRISYPSADAEDGLEYAPERTGDSTGDFDDTTARSIAAGKSANADGQAASSKDNASSSADRQ from the coding sequence ATGACCAAGCGTGAGTTCCTCGAGCGCCTGGAGCGGTGCCTTGCGGGCTTGGACGCCAGCGAGCGCTCGAGCATGGTCGAGTTCTACGAGGAGCAGATCGACGACCGCATGGACGACGGAATGGCAGAGGAGGCGGCTGTCGCCTCGCTCGAAAGCCCCGAGGACATAGCGGCCAACATCCTCGCCCTGCGCGCAGAGGCAGCTCGCGCCCAAGCGAGCGCCACACGGGCGGCGACCGACGGCCTCTCCTCGGCCTCCACTGGACCCGCTCGCCCCGCCACCGCTGAGGCTCCCCGGCAGAAGCGCTCGTTCCTGCGCGGCCTCGGTCGATCACTGCTCGGCTTTCTCGAAGTACTGGCCGCCATCATCCTCATTCCGGTTGCCATCGGCCTCATCGCGACGCTCATTGGCGTATACGTCGCGCTGTGGTTCGGTGCCGCCGCATTGGCCATGGCTTCGCTGGGCAGCGCGGCCATCGCCGTCATCTTCGTGATCTCGCTGTTCGCAGCGCCTCCCGCGACCGCCGCTGTAGGTGTCGGCACCGCCGGCCTCATCGTTGGGGCCCTGGGTCTGACCGTGCTGCTCGCTCTTCTCACCTACGCGTTTGGCAAGCTGCTCGTCTACCTCGTCATCTGGTGTGTGCGTCCCATGCGCCGCGCCGCGGCCCGCAGGCGCGCCCAGCGCGAGGCAGAAACGAAGCAATATCCATCCATGCCCGTACCGCCCATGCCCGTAGCAGCGCCCGCCGCTGCCACTCAGGGGCGTGCGAAGTTCCCGCTGTGGGGCAAGTTCGCAATTGTGGCGACGCTGCTCTCCCTTATAGGCGGCGGCATGGTGCTCGGCGCTGTCGTCTCCACTGGAAGCATGGAGGCCCTTGTACGGGAGGCTGGCCTGAACGGCCCCGTGCGCGAGCTCACGCTCGACGCCACCGACATCACGACAATCGACCTGTCCAGCCAAGCTTATAAGACTACCGGAAGCTATCCCATCGGCTTCAGTATCGGCGGAGGCGGAAGCGCCGACTACAACCATGTCTCCATCGGCGTCTCACCCGACAACAGGATTCACGTACGCGGCGCGGCGCAGATGTGGGGCGCCATCTTCCAGCGCAATGAGCCGTACACGCTGACGCAGCCCATCGTCGACGGCGACACCATGCGCCTCGAAAGCCAGCAAGTTGCCGGCGGTTTTACGATCCAGAACCCGTTTGCCTCGATGGCTTACGACGGCTCAGTTCACGTGCTGATCCCTCGCAACTGGAAGGGCACGGTCACGTGCGACGACAGCTCGACCGTCATATCCCGGGACAGCACGCACTATCTCGGCAACCGGTACAGCTCCCCCGTCACGATCGACGGGACCCTGGACCTGCGCGCCGGCAGCGTCAGCCTCGCCTACTTCAGCGCGGCTTCCATGAGCCTCGAGGCTACGGGGATGGAGCACGTCAGCTGGGGCGGCGTCTACCTAGACAGCGTCTCGGCAAGCGGCGAGATCAAAGTGGGCGGCCCGCGTGCCCTGCTTCGCAACGTCGATGCGACCGGCGGCCTTGTTATCGACCCCGACACCCGCATCTCCTATCCCAGCGCCGATGCCGAGGATGGCCTTGAGTACGCGCCCGAACGCACCGGCGACAGCACCGGCGATTTCGACGACACGACGGCCCGCAGCATAGCGGCGGGCAAGAGCGCCAACGCTGACGGGCAGGCGGCCAGCAGCAAGGACAACGCGAGCAGCTCCGCCGATCGCCAGTAA
- a CDS encoding diacylglycerol kinase family lipid kinase — translation MATFTWNRTLLIANPAAQSGRGAQGAQDLERMLRGGDAHTRGIQLPSELDVRLTERPGHATDIAAQEGTSFDTVVALGGGGIIHEVVNGLLRIPEARRPCLAVVPLGSGNDFARTIGMPRNRPESALRAIAQGIRQRLDVGRVRCPGLDDVYFMQTLSFGLDAAIALATMERRAKNGAHGTRLFAATGYDIFAHNREPYAYRAELEVASKSGDANERHIEQISGEEVVFAVQVGPTYGGGFRICPDASPIDGLLDICRSVSIPSVPHTLALFSLARFGLHVRSSAVRFAKVRRLVIDFERTVPCQVDGEKLDATHFDIASIPAVLDVVCAR, via the coding sequence ATGGCGACGTTCACCTGGAATCGCACACTCCTCATCGCCAACCCGGCAGCCCAAAGCGGCCGCGGCGCCCAGGGGGCTCAGGACCTCGAGCGCATGCTGCGTGGAGGAGACGCCCACACCCGGGGCATTCAGCTCCCGAGCGAGCTCGACGTCCGCCTGACGGAGCGTCCCGGCCACGCAACCGACATCGCGGCCCAGGAAGGCACCTCGTTCGACACCGTGGTAGCCCTGGGCGGCGGCGGCATCATCCACGAGGTGGTGAACGGCTTGCTGCGCATCCCCGAAGCCCGGCGACCCTGTCTAGCCGTCGTGCCACTTGGCTCGGGCAACGACTTTGCTCGCACGATTGGAATGCCGCGCAACCGCCCGGAAAGCGCCCTGCGTGCCATCGCACAAGGCATACGGCAGCGCCTCGACGTGGGTCGCGTCCGCTGCCCGGGCCTCGACGACGTCTATTTCATGCAGACGCTCTCGTTTGGGCTCGACGCCGCCATCGCCCTAGCAACGATGGAGCGTCGCGCAAAGAACGGAGCGCATGGTACGCGCCTGTTCGCCGCGACGGGATACGACATCTTCGCCCACAACCGCGAACCGTATGCCTATCGCGCAGAGCTCGAAGTCGCGAGCAAAAGCGGTGATGCCAACGAGCGGCACATCGAGCAGATCAGCGGCGAGGAGGTCGTCTTCGCCGTGCAGGTAGGCCCTACATACGGCGGGGGATTTCGCATCTGCCCGGACGCGTCGCCCATCGACGGCCTGCTCGACATATGCCGATCGGTGAGCATCCCGTCCGTCCCCCACACGCTCGCGCTGTTCTCACTTGCACGCTTTGGGCTGCACGTGCGGTCCAGCGCAGTGCGCTTCGCCAAGGTCAGGCGGCTGGTCATAGACTTTGAGCGCACCGTGCCCTGCCAGGTAGACGGTGAGAAGCTCGACGCCACGCACTTCGATATCGCATCAATTCCCGCAGTCCTTGACGTGGTCTGCGCACGCTAG
- a CDS encoding CPBP family intramembrane metalloprotease, translating into MARLIYEVMPLLTVLIPTAACGLVFRRYARIPALVRPHREGVDTAIGMGLGLGLFASCAGTLWALGNLDVSGVSMWDDSLPMWTLALALNAAFQEYLVHGWGFDVLLRGRGPAAATVVTTILFTLLHPGAFASGPMAVACIAAFGALLAVLRLVTGGLLAPVLVHAVWNILGGIGLGLVTLADDYPHVLNATLDGGPLFAASMGLEGSLVTLLVVLAALVVLALIYRHQCRSIAHS; encoded by the coding sequence GTGGCGCGCCTCATCTATGAGGTCATGCCGCTTCTCACCGTACTCATCCCCACAGCAGCCTGTGGCTTGGTGTTCAGGCGCTACGCCAGGATCCCGGCACTTGTGCGCCCTCATCGCGAGGGCGTCGACACCGCCATCGGCATGGGCCTGGGTCTCGGCCTGTTCGCCTCATGCGCCGGTACCCTGTGGGCCCTTGGGAACCTGGACGTCTCTGGCGTGTCAATGTGGGACGACTCGCTGCCCATGTGGACGCTCGCACTGGCGCTCAACGCCGCATTCCAGGAGTATCTCGTGCACGGGTGGGGCTTCGACGTCCTGCTTCGTGGCCGCGGTCCTGCTGCCGCCACCGTCGTCACGACCATCCTGTTCACCTTGCTCCATCCCGGCGCGTTCGCGTCCGGCCCCATGGCCGTAGCCTGCATCGCAGCGTTCGGCGCCCTCCTTGCGGTGCTACGCCTTGTGACCGGCGGCCTGCTTGCCCCTGTCCTCGTCCATGCCGTCTGGAACATCCTGGGTGGCATCGGCCTGGGCCTCGTGACGCTGGCCGATGACTATCCGCACGTCCTGAACGCGACACTGGACGGCGGTCCCCTGTTCGCCGCCAGCATGGGCCTCGAAGGCAGCCTCGTCACGCTCCTCGTCGTGCTGGCCGCCCTCGTCGTTCTGGCCCTCATCTATCGACACCAGTGCAGGTCAATCGCACACAGCTAA
- a CDS encoding class I SAM-dependent rRNA methyltransferase → MKQLRRFPQATVSKKAAASIGRGHPWVFDAEVRDVAPAPSDGRTVENGDLVDVVDEKGGYLGTGLISLQSKIRVRLVSRNANDQFDDAFWERKLRWAWEYRRTTMGARALPNVEPDTNCCRVIFSEADAFPGLIVDRYEDVLVSETLTVGMERLRTKLLPMLVRILQEDGQDVRAVYERNDAAIREKEGIERYKGFLAAEGLDVPQGEDAARRVICENGVRYRLDLENSQKTGFFLDQKYNRRAVAQLARGRRVLDCFTHVGSFALNCAQAGTTFVHGVDVSATAVDLCRANAQLNGVEDRTRFSVANVFDFLPGLEADRGRNAGGPFDLIVLDPPAFTKNRRTVNEAARGYRQINYRALRLLPRGGYLATCSCSHFMPADMLAKVIAEAAHDANVQLRQVEMRQQAPDHPIVWGIPETDYLKFFIFQVV, encoded by the coding sequence ATGAAGCAGCTACGCCGTTTCCCCCAGGCAACCGTCAGCAAGAAAGCCGCCGCCTCCATCGGGCGAGGCCACCCCTGGGTGTTCGACGCCGAAGTGCGAGACGTCGCCCCGGCGCCCTCGGACGGGCGGACCGTCGAGAACGGTGACCTGGTGGACGTCGTTGACGAAAAGGGCGGCTATCTGGGCACCGGCCTCATCTCGCTGCAGTCCAAGATCCGCGTGCGCCTCGTGTCGCGCAACGCCAACGACCAGTTCGACGACGCTTTCTGGGAGCGCAAGCTGCGCTGGGCCTGGGAGTACCGCCGCACGACGATGGGCGCGCGAGCCCTGCCCAATGTCGAGCCCGACACGAACTGCTGCCGCGTCATCTTCTCCGAGGCGGACGCGTTCCCGGGCCTCATCGTTGATCGCTACGAAGACGTGCTCGTAAGCGAGACACTCACGGTGGGCATGGAGCGTCTGCGCACAAAGCTGTTGCCCATGCTCGTGCGCATCCTGCAAGAGGACGGGCAGGACGTCCGCGCCGTCTACGAGCGTAACGACGCGGCCATTCGCGAGAAGGAGGGCATCGAGCGCTACAAGGGGTTCCTCGCAGCAGAGGGGCTCGACGTGCCCCAGGGCGAAGACGCAGCCCGGCGCGTCATCTGCGAGAACGGCGTCCGCTATCGGCTCGACCTCGAGAACAGCCAGAAGACGGGCTTCTTCCTCGACCAGAAGTACAACCGTCGCGCCGTCGCCCAGCTAGCCCGGGGGCGCCGCGTGCTCGACTGCTTCACGCACGTCGGCAGCTTTGCGCTCAACTGCGCGCAGGCGGGGACGACGTTTGTACACGGCGTTGATGTCAGCGCGACGGCCGTGGACCTGTGCCGCGCGAACGCCCAGCTCAACGGCGTTGAAGACCGCACGCGTTTCTCAGTTGCCAACGTGTTCGACTTCCTGCCCGGCCTCGAGGCGGACCGCGGGCGCAACGCGGGCGGCCCGTTCGACCTCATCGTGCTCGACCCCCCTGCGTTTACGAAGAACCGCCGGACCGTCAACGAGGCGGCCCGCGGCTACCGTCAGATCAACTACCGCGCGCTGCGTCTGCTGCCGCGCGGCGGCTACCTGGCCACGTGCAGCTGTTCGCACTTCATGCCGGCCGACATGCTCGCTAAGGTCATCGCCGAAGCAGCCCACGACGCAAACGTGCAGCTCAGGCAGGTCGAGATGCGTCAGCAGGCCCCCGATCACCCCATCGTCTGGGGCATACCCGAGACCGACTACCTGAAGTTCTTTATCTTCCAGGTCGTGTAA
- a CDS encoding iron ABC transporter permease: MNPLVIAVLVAIPVLAIVISLTIGAYAISPVEVVAILWTRLTGQDYAGDAVAASMVWQVRLPRILAASLVGGGLSVAGAVFQGVFRNPLASPYTLGISNGAGFGAALGIILGAGMVFTQLSAIGFGLVTVALTFLVASRSKRSSVTLVLAGMLISSLFASLVSLLKFVADPTEKLPQIVYWLMGSFSAVSYDKLLMILPLYVVALLVLLAFRWRLNVLAIGDTEARSFGVDVQRDRRVVIVAASVIAALAVSVSGIIGWVGIVVPHLARMITGPDFRRLLPASFALGVAYLLVIDDVCRALTSMEIPIGVVTGIIGVPVFLYFIYRRKVNW, translated from the coding sequence ATGAATCCCCTGGTCATCGCCGTGCTCGTGGCTATTCCCGTTCTAGCGATCGTTATCTCGCTGACGATCGGCGCCTACGCCATCTCGCCGGTCGAGGTCGTCGCTATTCTCTGGACGCGCCTTACCGGGCAGGACTACGCCGGCGACGCGGTTGCCGCGAGCATGGTGTGGCAGGTGCGCCTGCCGCGCATCCTTGCGGCGTCACTCGTGGGCGGCGGCCTGTCGGTGGCAGGTGCCGTGTTCCAGGGCGTGTTTCGCAACCCGCTGGCCTCGCCGTACACGCTGGGCATCTCCAACGGTGCGGGCTTTGGCGCGGCGCTGGGCATCATCCTGGGCGCGGGCATGGTGTTCACGCAGCTCTCGGCCATCGGCTTTGGCCTCGTCACCGTGGCGCTGACGTTTCTCGTCGCCTCGCGCAGCAAGCGCTCCAGTGTGACGCTCGTGCTGGCGGGCATGCTCATAAGCTCGCTGTTCGCCTCGCTTGTCTCGCTGCTGAAGTTCGTGGCCGACCCCACCGAGAAGCTCCCGCAGATCGTCTACTGGCTCATGGGGTCATTCTCGGCGGTGAGCTACGACAAGCTGCTGATGATCCTGCCGCTCTACGTTGTGGCGCTGCTCGTGCTGCTGGCGTTTCGATGGCGGCTCAACGTGCTGGCCATCGGCGACACCGAGGCACGCTCGTTTGGCGTTGATGTGCAGCGCGACCGGCGCGTCGTCATCGTGGCGGCGTCGGTCATCGCGGCGCTTGCCGTGAGCGTGTCGGGCATCATCGGATGGGTCGGCATCGTCGTGCCACATCTGGCGCGCATGATCACTGGGCCGGATTTTCGCCGCCTGCTGCCTGCGTCGTTTGCGCTGGGCGTCGCGTATCTGCTCGTCATCGACGACGTGTGCCGTGCACTCACGAGCATGGAGATCCCGATTGGCGTTGTGACCGGCATCATCGGCGTGCCGGTGTTCCTGTACTTCATCTATCGCCGGAAGGTGAACTGGTGA
- a CDS encoding PadR family transcriptional regulator, whose amino-acid sequence MDAQLKKGVLDACVLAAISKQDSYGYQIVKDVSTCIEISESTLYPILKRLEGADALKTYSVEHNGRLRKYYRITEAGRQRIREFVESWDEMVRIHDYVKEACDDQA is encoded by the coding sequence GTGGACGCGCAGCTTAAGAAGGGCGTGCTAGACGCCTGTGTGCTCGCAGCAATCAGCAAGCAGGATTCGTATGGCTACCAGATCGTCAAAGACGTCTCGACATGCATAGAGATATCGGAATCGACCCTGTATCCCATCCTCAAACGACTCGAGGGAGCCGACGCACTCAAGACATACTCAGTCGAGCACAACGGTCGCCTGCGTAAGTACTACCGCATAACAGAAGCGGGACGGCAACGTATCCGGGAGTTCGTTGAGAGCTGGGACGAGATGGTACGCATCCACGATTACGTAAAGGAGGCCTGCGATGACCAAGCGTGA
- a CDS encoding ABC transporter substrate-binding protein produces the protein MSNANSQKGARQAFSRRSFVRGGLVATGALASLAIAGPALAESASKDASFAAADASSAFVPPAAESGSWTFKDQGDNEVTVEIPVKRVVCMQHHSLDMLCQLGQQDKVVGTEAKWKSDLGEYMLDVFPGIEDVPTPGDLTDWNVEELAELKPDVVIAASQANEDAMKQIRDLGIPVVMVSLRGEGKQAEAQSPRLADADAAYTEGCEWAIKTLGALTGSLDKANEIWDFCVASRQTVDEAVGDVPDEERVRAFVPMRDDKTYGNDKYVGCQLLRAGAVNVAAADIQGNGTYTVEQLAVWDPDVIIIQDRYMDLYESFTTDAKYAELRAVKDGNVLLAPYWTKPWGNPDTDSMALGELWLAHQFYPEAVSEDEVLTRAKDFYQDFYGVEFTGEI, from the coding sequence ATGAGTAACGCCAACTCTCAGAAGGGCGCGCGCCAGGCCTTTAGCCGTCGCTCGTTTGTCCGTGGTGGCCTGGTCGCCACCGGCGCGCTTGCCTCGCTCGCCATCGCCGGCCCGGCTCTTGCCGAGTCCGCTTCCAAGGACGCCAGCTTCGCCGCTGCCGACGCTTCCTCCGCGTTCGTCCCGCCGGCTGCCGAAAGCGGCTCGTGGACGTTCAAGGACCAGGGCGACAACGAGGTCACGGTCGAGATCCCGGTCAAGCGCGTCGTCTGCATGCAGCACCACTCGCTCGATATGCTGTGCCAGCTGGGCCAGCAGGATAAGGTCGTCGGCACGGAGGCCAAGTGGAAGAGCGATCTGGGCGAGTACATGCTCGATGTCTTCCCCGGCATCGAGGATGTCCCCACGCCCGGCGACCTGACGGACTGGAACGTCGAGGAGCTCGCCGAGCTCAAGCCCGACGTTGTCATCGCTGCGTCTCAGGCCAACGAGGACGCCATGAAGCAGATCCGCGACCTGGGCATCCCCGTCGTCATGGTCTCGCTGCGCGGCGAGGGCAAGCAGGCCGAGGCCCAGAGCCCCCGCCTGGCCGACGCCGACGCCGCCTACACCGAGGGCTGCGAGTGGGCCATCAAGACGCTTGGCGCGCTCACGGGTTCGCTCGACAAGGCCAACGAGATCTGGGACTTCTGCGTTGCCAGCCGCCAGACCGTCGACGAGGCTGTCGGCGACGTGCCCGACGAGGAGCGCGTGCGCGCCTTCGTCCCCATGCGCGACGACAAGACGTACGGCAACGACAAGTACGTTGGCTGCCAGCTGCTGCGTGCCGGCGCCGTCAACGTGGCCGCTGCCGACATCCAGGGCAACGGCACGTACACTGTCGAGCAGCTCGCCGTCTGGGATCCTGACGTCATCATCATCCAGGATCGCTACATGGACCTGTACGAGTCGTTCACGACTGATGCCAAGTATGCCGAGCTGCGCGCCGTCAAGGACGGCAACGTGCTGCTCGCCCCGTACTGGACGAAGCCGTGGGGCAACCCCGACACCGACTCGATGGCCCTGGGCGAGCTGTGGCTGGCGCACCAGTTCTATCCCGAGGCGGTCTCCGAGGACGAGGTTCTCACCCGAGCTAAGGACTTCTACCAGGACTTCTACGGCGTCGAGTTCACCGGCGAGATCTAA
- a CDS encoding ABC transporter ATP-binding protein — protein MKLTATDLRFGYNAEHLVLDGVTLSYESPGVLCILGTNGTGKSTLLRNLIGDLHPLGGSVELDGRPVGSYRPVELARHFAYLPQTHAPSFSYAVIDVVTMGRTSRIGYLASPGESDVAFAHEQLAYLGIEYLADRPYTEISGGERQLVMIASALAQEPEALLLDEPTAHLDFGNQYRFIELVERLRDRGIGVLMTTHYPDHALLLDCPTAVLAGGRVQEVGPAREVVTDEVMSRVYGIEVTVARVGDRLTCIPGPICGRASGGAGA, from the coding sequence ATGAAACTCACGGCTACTGATCTGCGCTTCGGGTACAACGCCGAGCATCTCGTGCTCGATGGCGTGACGCTGAGCTACGAATCGCCCGGTGTGCTGTGCATCCTGGGGACAAACGGAACCGGAAAGTCCACACTGCTGCGCAACCTCATCGGCGACCTGCACCCGCTTGGCGGCTCCGTCGAGCTGGATGGGCGGCCCGTGGGATCGTATCGACCGGTTGAGCTGGCGCGCCACTTCGCCTACCTGCCGCAGACGCACGCGCCGTCGTTTTCCTACGCCGTTATCGACGTCGTGACGATGGGGCGTACCTCGCGCATCGGTTATCTGGCGAGTCCGGGTGAGTCCGACGTCGCCTTTGCTCACGAGCAGCTGGCCTATCTGGGCATCGAGTATTTGGCTGACCGCCCCTACACCGAGATTTCCGGCGGCGAGCGCCAGCTGGTCATGATCGCGTCGGCGCTGGCGCAGGAGCCCGAGGCGCTGCTGCTCGACGAGCCGACGGCGCATCTGGACTTCGGTAATCAGTATCGCTTCATCGAACTCGTCGAGCGCCTGCGTGATCGTGGCATTGGCGTGCTCATGACGACGCACTATCCCGACCACGCGCTGTTGCTCGACTGTCCGACGGCCGTGCTGGCCGGTGGACGTGTGCAGGAGGTTGGCCCGGCTCGAGAGGTTGTGACCGACGAGGTCATGAGCCGCGTGTATGGCATCGAGGTGACGGTTGCGCGCGTGGGGGATCGCCTGACGTGCATCCCGGGGCCGATTTGCGGGCGCGCCTCTGGCGGCGCGGGGGCGTAG